A genomic segment from Sorangium aterium encodes:
- a CDS encoding pirin family protein, translating to MTTTNTMQTRTSATRAARTELRKIEGIYRAPGLHWVGNGFRVAGFFSAIPEAARKLNPFLLLDYHPTYEYSPTARPRGVGVHPHRGFETVTLAWQGSVAHHDSAGGGGVIGPGDVQWMTAASGILHKEVHEESYARRGGPFQMAQLWVNLPKAHKMSPPRYQSITSDRMGIVTLPENAGSVRVIAGEYQGAKGPAQTFTKIDVFDVRLNARGRVEFTFPARHNLGLLVMKGDIAINGTHAAAHDLAVFENAGERLFIEAESEAHLLVLSGEPIDEPIVQYGPFVMNSAQEIQQAFADFASGKFGHLDD from the coding sequence ATGACCACCACGAATACGATGCAGACGCGGACGAGCGCCACCCGAGCAGCGCGGACCGAGCTCCGAAAGATCGAGGGGATCTACCGGGCTCCAGGCCTGCACTGGGTGGGCAACGGCTTCCGGGTCGCGGGGTTCTTTTCGGCGATTCCGGAGGCTGCGCGAAAGCTGAACCCGTTTCTGTTGCTGGATTATCACCCGACGTACGAGTACTCGCCGACGGCGAGGCCGCGGGGCGTCGGCGTGCATCCCCACCGAGGCTTCGAGACGGTCACGCTCGCCTGGCAAGGGAGCGTCGCGCACCACGACAGCGCGGGCGGCGGCGGCGTGATCGGTCCGGGCGACGTGCAATGGATGACGGCGGCGTCCGGAATCCTTCACAAGGAGGTTCACGAAGAGAGCTACGCGCGCCGCGGCGGCCCGTTCCAGATGGCGCAGCTATGGGTGAATCTGCCGAAGGCGCACAAGATGTCGCCGCCTCGGTATCAAAGCATCACCAGCGATCGGATGGGCATCGTGACTCTCCCCGAGAATGCGGGCTCCGTGCGGGTCATCGCAGGCGAATACCAAGGCGCGAAGGGCCCCGCGCAGACGTTCACGAAGATCGATGTCTTCGACGTCCGCCTGAACGCGCGAGGCAGGGTCGAGTTCACCTTCCCGGCGCGCCATAACCTGGGCCTGCTCGTCATGAAAGGCGACATCGCGATCAACGGAACGCATGCCGCGGCGCACGACCTCGCGGTGTTCGAGAACGCCGGCGAGCGCTTGTTCATCGAAGCCGAATCGGAGGCCCACCTGCTCGTCCTGAGCGGCGAGCCGATCGACGAGCCCATCGTCCAGTACGGCCCGTTCGTCATGAACAGCGCGCAGGAGATCCAGCAGGCGTTCGCCGACTTCGCGAGCGGCAAGTTCGGCCATCTGGACGATTGA
- a CDS encoding LysR family transcriptional regulator — MDPRLPNVALDEIVLFTRVVQGGSFTAAATAVGMPKSTVSRKISDLESRVGARLLQRTTRTLSLTDVGRVYYEHCVRIVAALEEAELAVSQLQSTPRGLLRVTAPLAFSVLGPIFAEYLRLFPDVQVDLVCTDRRVDVVEERFDLALRAGTTPDTSLVARRLGAVRRRLVAAPEVKRALGEPNDIAELADHPCIVFAPEGSSWELRSGPRIAEITVHPRLVVNDYEMLRSVARAGFGVALLPEYLCAEDLAAGRLMPVLASWSAPEVPVFALYPSTRHLSPKVVAFLDLLRQRLVLSATPSVAASM, encoded by the coding sequence ATGGACCCTCGCCTACCCAACGTCGCTCTCGACGAAATCGTCCTCTTCACGAGGGTTGTTCAGGGAGGCAGCTTCACGGCGGCGGCGACCGCCGTCGGGATGCCGAAGTCGACCGTGAGCCGGAAGATCTCCGATCTCGAGTCGCGCGTCGGCGCGCGGCTGCTCCAGCGGACCACGCGAACCTTGAGCCTCACGGACGTCGGTCGCGTCTACTACGAGCACTGCGTTCGCATCGTCGCCGCGCTCGAGGAGGCAGAGCTCGCGGTCTCGCAGCTCCAGTCGACGCCCCGGGGGCTCTTGCGGGTGACGGCCCCGCTCGCGTTCTCCGTTCTCGGACCGATCTTCGCCGAATACCTGCGTCTTTTCCCCGATGTCCAGGTCGACCTGGTTTGCACCGATCGCAGGGTCGACGTCGTCGAGGAGCGCTTCGACCTCGCGCTGCGGGCCGGCACCACGCCGGACACGAGCCTCGTCGCCCGGCGTCTCGGAGCCGTGCGGCGCCGTCTGGTCGCTGCGCCCGAGGTCAAAAGGGCGCTTGGCGAGCCGAACGACATTGCCGAGCTCGCGGACCACCCGTGCATCGTGTTCGCACCGGAGGGAAGCTCCTGGGAGCTCAGGTCGGGGCCCAGGATCGCCGAGATCACGGTTCACCCGCGGCTCGTCGTCAACGACTACGAGATGCTTCGCTCGGTCGCTCGCGCGGGTTTCGGCGTAGCGCTCTTGCCGGAGTACCTGTGCGCGGAAGACCTCGCCGCGGGGCGGCTCATGCCGGTGCTCGCGTCCTGGTCGGCGCCCGAAGTGCCCGTGTTCGCGCTCTATCCGAGCACACGGCACCTCTCGCCGAAGGTGGTAGCGTTCCTCGACCTGCTCCGCCAGCGCCTCGTGTTATCCGCCACGCCGAGCGTGGCCGCCAGCATGTGA
- a CDS encoding GPW/gp25 family protein yields the protein MSDAIRGLSFPFRITEGGGVAEQRGTDKLKENIVQILLTGAGERVMRRDYGGGLRKLLHDPSNVALKAIVQHQIAKAVSRFEPRVLVQSIEVEARRDGGAEQLWVSISYVIRRTRQTQSLSVPIGLGGI from the coding sequence GTGAGCGACGCCATCCGCGGGCTCTCCTTCCCCTTCCGCATCACCGAGGGCGGCGGCGTCGCCGAGCAGCGCGGGACGGACAAGCTCAAAGAGAACATCGTGCAGATCCTGCTCACCGGCGCGGGGGAGCGCGTGATGCGGCGCGACTACGGCGGCGGCCTCCGCAAGCTCCTCCACGACCCGAGCAACGTCGCGCTCAAGGCCATCGTGCAGCACCAGATCGCCAAGGCGGTGAGCCGGTTCGAGCCCCGCGTCCTCGTGCAGAGCATCGAGGTCGAGGCGAGGCGCGACGGCGGCGCCGAGCAGCTCTGGGTCTCGATTTCATACGTCATCCGCCGCACGCGGCAGACACAGTCGCTCAGCGTCCCCATCGGCCTCGGCGGGATCTGA
- a CDS encoding IPT/TIG domain-containing protein gives MGNFSKSPLDVLKDNIDNGYVGLHVEQGVPVLDRDLNLLGDLIMARLRSVVGRYIGDGVPDAATTFNIAPVSPAAADDFMISAGGAGVFLAGGMEMSISASIRYKAQPGGVPALSTSGPRTDTIYLDTFTDEVGADPVIKLDNPDDVGMRTSVRRKPNWVVRVAEGVDVTTSPPGALPAAPFGHTYTPLALLARPAGGAAITAAMLKDLRRKNMSFALLEQRIQTLERLLAPVITSFTPQTVRPAQTSPITITGRNFQVGTPQVLLGDTQAIVDLAASTDTSLVVRPPLGTRPGTWPLKVRNDVGEVTALQNITVLALSAPSFVAAGTQITPKQQRVGNAITINGLNLSLVNKITFNAAAPVVAQPTDILGQNNSQIQVRIPDAVVPNLTAINVTLAIEGAVLADGSPVPLATTVDTVQVQPASAPFFNGFTGAGSQISPTSQRINNNVTLKGQNFGSGSPKPTVTFNASPTPVSAAPGDITVTAPDGAGQQTISVRVPVGLPTGAGVTVTVTVAGWSATSTEVLTVLPAV, from the coding sequence ATGGGTAACTTCTCCAAATCGCCGCTCGACGTGCTCAAGGACAACATCGACAACGGGTATGTCGGCCTCCACGTCGAGCAGGGCGTGCCCGTCCTCGATCGCGACCTGAACCTCCTCGGCGACCTCATCATGGCGCGCCTCCGGAGCGTCGTCGGCCGGTACATCGGCGACGGCGTGCCGGACGCGGCGACGACGTTCAACATCGCCCCGGTGAGCCCCGCGGCGGCGGACGACTTCATGATCAGCGCAGGGGGAGCGGGCGTGTTCCTGGCGGGCGGCATGGAGATGTCCATCAGCGCCTCGATCCGCTACAAGGCCCAGCCCGGCGGCGTGCCCGCGCTGAGCACCTCGGGGCCCAGGACGGACACCATTTATCTGGACACGTTCACCGACGAGGTGGGGGCCGATCCGGTGATCAAGCTCGACAACCCGGACGACGTGGGGATGCGGACCTCGGTCCGGCGCAAGCCCAACTGGGTCGTGCGCGTGGCCGAGGGGGTGGACGTGACCACCAGCCCGCCGGGCGCGCTGCCCGCGGCGCCGTTCGGGCACACCTATACACCGCTCGCGCTCCTCGCGCGGCCCGCGGGCGGGGCCGCCATCACGGCCGCCATGCTCAAGGACCTCCGGCGAAAGAACATGTCGTTCGCGCTGCTCGAGCAGCGCATCCAGACGCTGGAGCGCCTCCTGGCACCCGTCATCACCAGCTTCACGCCGCAGACCGTGAGGCCCGCGCAGACGAGCCCGATCACCATCACCGGGCGCAATTTCCAGGTGGGCACCCCCCAGGTGCTGCTGGGAGACACCCAGGCCATCGTCGATCTGGCGGCCTCTACGGACACGAGCCTCGTCGTGAGGCCGCCGCTCGGCACCCGCCCTGGCACGTGGCCCCTCAAGGTGCGCAACGACGTCGGCGAGGTCACCGCGCTGCAGAACATCACGGTGCTCGCGTTGAGCGCACCCTCCTTCGTGGCGGCCGGGACCCAGATCACGCCCAAGCAGCAGCGCGTCGGGAACGCCATCACCATCAACGGACTCAACCTCTCGCTCGTCAACAAGATCACGTTCAACGCGGCGGCGCCGGTGGTCGCGCAGCCGACCGACATCCTCGGCCAGAACAACAGCCAGATCCAGGTCAGGATCCCCGACGCGGTCGTGCCCAACCTCACGGCCATCAACGTCACGCTCGCGATCGAGGGGGCCGTCCTCGCCGACGGATCGCCGGTGCCGCTCGCCACCACGGTGGACACGGTGCAGGTGCAGCCTGCGAGCGCGCCGTTCTTCAACGGCTTCACGGGCGCCGGCAGCCAGATCTCGCCGACCAGCCAGCGGATCAACAACAACGTGACGCTCAAAGGTCAAAACTTCGGGTCGGGCTCGCCCAAACCCACGGTCACGTTCAACGCGTCACCCACGCCGGTCTCGGCAGCACCCGGGGACATCACCGTCACCGCGCCCGACGGGGCCGGTCAGCAGACCATCTCGGTCAGGGTGCCTGTGGGGCTCCCGACCGGCGCGGGCGTCACGGTCACGGTCACGGTCGCCGGCTGGTCGGCCACCTCCACCGAGGTGCTCACCGTCCTGCCGGCCGTTTGA
- a CDS encoding baseplate J/gp47 family protein, producing the protein MSDEQGRIDYTNKDYESLRAALLELAAERLPEWTDHSPNDMGVVLLELFAHMGDSLFYNQDRIAAESFLATARERRSVVNLLRLIGYELRPPTAASADLTLLFANNATGSATIPTGAQFTTTKESTGVAVKFQLIKPAVTIARVEDLPLMRVDERGELVPFVVGGARPIDNTVFRAYETLPVVQVDDPPPPPKDILGSSDGSAGQRFRLALKPLIDETLVVTVDEGASEAWTRVPSLLHSSGRDKHYVVRRDEDDYAWIEFGNNTYGKAPRRGRNNITARYLVGGGEKGNVPPRAISKIVITPDVPGLKRVMNVKAASGGGEHEAAAAAAARAPQQFRSSGRAVTAADYELHAKSYGVAKVRAFAPSWNKVNLVVAPEGGGAPSETLRRDLEAYFDGKRMITTQIEIVDPKTPLVLIEGDLVVEPRFSQPLVKARVEAVMRELWSFANVDFEDHLYISKIYEAIEGVEGVGAINITRFARADAPAGSPAIPPDGTLRFSFNEIPDVKGISLNSVTGGRLDA; encoded by the coding sequence ATGAGCGACGAGCAAGGGCGAATCGACTACACCAACAAAGATTACGAGTCCCTCCGCGCGGCCCTCCTCGAGCTCGCGGCGGAGCGGCTGCCCGAGTGGACCGATCACTCGCCGAACGACATGGGCGTCGTGCTGCTCGAGCTCTTCGCGCACATGGGCGACTCCCTCTTCTACAACCAGGATCGCATCGCGGCCGAGAGCTTCCTCGCGACCGCGCGCGAGCGGAGGAGCGTCGTCAACCTGCTCCGCCTCATCGGTTACGAGCTCCGCCCGCCCACCGCCGCGTCGGCCGATCTCACCCTGCTCTTTGCCAACAACGCGACGGGCTCCGCCACCATCCCGACAGGCGCGCAGTTCACGACGACCAAAGAGAGCACCGGCGTCGCCGTCAAGTTCCAGCTCATCAAGCCCGCTGTCACGATCGCCAGGGTCGAGGACCTCCCGCTCATGCGCGTGGACGAGCGCGGCGAGCTCGTCCCCTTCGTGGTGGGCGGCGCCCGGCCGATCGACAACACCGTGTTCAGGGCCTACGAGACCTTGCCCGTCGTCCAGGTCGATGATCCTCCGCCGCCTCCCAAGGACATCCTCGGATCGTCCGACGGCAGCGCGGGACAGAGGTTCCGGCTCGCGCTCAAGCCGCTCATCGACGAGACGCTCGTCGTGACGGTCGACGAGGGCGCGAGCGAGGCCTGGACGCGCGTGCCGAGCCTGCTCCACAGCAGCGGCCGAGACAAGCATTATGTCGTCCGACGCGACGAGGACGACTACGCGTGGATCGAGTTCGGCAACAACACCTACGGGAAGGCGCCCCGCCGGGGCCGGAACAACATCACCGCGCGCTACCTGGTCGGCGGCGGCGAGAAGGGCAACGTGCCGCCGAGGGCGATCTCCAAGATCGTGATCACGCCCGACGTCCCGGGCCTCAAGCGGGTGATGAACGTCAAGGCGGCGAGCGGGGGCGGAGAGCACGAGGCGGCGGCAGCGGCCGCGGCGCGGGCGCCGCAGCAGTTCCGCTCGTCCGGGCGGGCCGTCACGGCGGCCGACTACGAGCTCCACGCCAAGAGCTATGGAGTCGCCAAGGTGCGCGCGTTCGCGCCGTCGTGGAACAAGGTCAACCTGGTGGTGGCGCCCGAGGGCGGCGGCGCCCCGAGCGAGACGCTCCGGCGCGATCTCGAGGCGTACTTCGATGGCAAACGGATGATCACCACGCAGATCGAGATCGTCGATCCAAAGACCCCGCTCGTCCTCATCGAGGGGGATCTGGTGGTGGAGCCGCGCTTCTCGCAGCCGCTCGTCAAGGCGCGCGTCGAGGCCGTGATGCGCGAGCTCTGGTCGTTCGCCAACGTCGACTTCGAGGACCACCTCTACATCAGCAAGATCTACGAGGCCATCGAGGGCGTCGAGGGCGTCGGGGCCATCAACATCACCCGCTTCGCCCGCGCCGACGCCCCCGCGGGCAGCCCGGCCATCCCCCCCGACGGCACGCTGCGCTTCTCGTTCAACGAGATCCCCGACGTCAAGGGGATCTCGTTGAACAGCGTCACCGGAGGGCGCCTCGATGCCTGA
- the ycaC gene encoding isochorismate family cysteine hydrolase YcaC yields MTKPYVRLDKNNAAVLLVDHQAGLLSLVRDIQPDTFKNNVLALSDLAKYFKLPTILTTSFESGPNGPLMPELKEQFPDAPYIARPGNINAWDNEDFVKAVKATGKQQLIIAGVVTEVCVAFPALSALEEGFQVFVVTDASGTFNEITRHSAWDRMSQAGAQLMTWFGVACELHRDWRNDIEGLATLFSNHIPDYRNLITSYNALTKK; encoded by the coding sequence ATGACCAAGCCGTACGTTCGACTCGACAAGAACAACGCCGCCGTGTTGCTGGTCGATCATCAGGCAGGACTTTTGTCGCTCGTGCGCGACATCCAGCCGGACACGTTCAAGAACAACGTGCTCGCGCTCTCCGATCTCGCGAAGTACTTCAAGCTGCCGACGATCCTCACGACCAGCTTCGAGTCCGGCCCCAACGGCCCGCTCATGCCGGAGCTGAAAGAGCAGTTCCCGGACGCGCCGTACATCGCGCGCCCCGGCAACATCAACGCGTGGGACAACGAGGACTTCGTCAAAGCCGTCAAGGCCACGGGCAAACAGCAGCTCATCATCGCGGGCGTCGTGACCGAAGTCTGCGTGGCCTTTCCCGCGCTGTCCGCGCTCGAGGAGGGTTTTCAGGTCTTCGTCGTCACGGACGCGTCCGGGACCTTCAACGAGATCACCCGGCACTCCGCCTGGGATCGCATGTCCCAAGCCGGCGCGCAGCTCATGACGTGGTTCGGCGTCGCCTGCGAGCTGCACCGCGATTGGCGCAACGACATCGAGGGATTGGCGACGCTGTTCTCGAACCACATCCCCGACTATCGCAACCTCATCACCAGCTACAACGCGCTGACGAAGAAGTGA
- a CDS encoding vWA domain-containing protein, protein MAHQVYPNATPLAVATGATATQSFSAVADAGVAPNSGFSAMFVHFVVIGGGMVATVGLSVVTAAGTGATTTLVLDGGLQSVVTAGGAEIASVEYLSTGVANVFRIDFYPSGATNDLPGTTWNLTFTRAGAAGPPTQRYTWVVADSASESQQPWIHAPDAPVDVGTALMKDLLTGQSYDVSATVDNWGTKELTVSTLVMTTQGDYTLKTKTSPIAPGASGVFTFTFKSPPEAGAHPGAFTLAHDDPTPGHDAVVDFTASTGSIEVVLLLDASGSMSWRPNGTTATNPDQSRWYQLAQASGNFLHTLSHFASTQGQFAVVLFPKVTGSPLGVLVPRTKIPANPSSAIAAINGVTPSGGTPMGEGVDQAAGSPGVPNSYGLFSGAEVDVAHNHRWLVLMSDGYHNQGNAPSEQASYYVDEKKVRAITVAYGDEGEVDHGRLQRIAQAGQGAAAAPVFLDAGPNDLGTGLIGQFNVAIKEGLALGSIIDPEGELTNAKPQSVHPFEVTAHDRKVSVTVHWLRPDKRVEVELISPLGEVITVQAQPDGVRRVRSELYISYFLDEDGLLNAKDPAKPRHGTWRIVVRRGMSDDKVPFRYAYQVLTDSGLGFALTTTPGAHVTGDSIDVRGRLAIDGLPIDDAAVVVVLESPVDSILNWIARNHVPADLMKKAASEIRERREKDFTAMFVKLWALREMGLVFNDATVKQKVPMVYDPTDQVYRATIPDTKIQGTYAAYAIARGDDPAGNPYRRERRLEVGVSPVPDRASSPIDFDYSIVDGDMNVNIRFWPQDRFGNVILIDPSFDDRIVVKVWGGKVGQVQMHPDIDGSYVVRIQYPIKSPPHVDIEVLGVSLLHGFQLLVLKDLVFAEQVSKLRLGGEAAPGANRHTDGDAVLGDPTPKPRDVFVSLGAYGELAVAAPAMANPARAVTVFVQPEEVLQSYRVEVLPAAARSPTDLFSAVKAGVLKALRQKWIPLGTSPGVTRTFSLVRVAPNGVSAVRVVDTSGKTRGRDRLPSASPGVSLRGIGFR, encoded by the coding sequence ATGGCTCATCAAGTGTATCCGAACGCGACGCCGCTCGCCGTGGCGACCGGCGCCACGGCGACGCAAAGCTTCAGCGCTGTCGCGGACGCCGGCGTGGCGCCCAACAGCGGCTTCTCTGCCATGTTCGTTCACTTCGTCGTCATCGGCGGGGGCATGGTGGCCACGGTCGGGCTCAGCGTCGTCACCGCGGCGGGGACGGGAGCGACCACGACGCTCGTCCTCGATGGTGGTCTCCAGAGCGTGGTCACCGCGGGAGGGGCGGAGATCGCGAGCGTCGAGTACCTGTCCACGGGCGTCGCCAACGTCTTTCGGATCGACTTCTACCCTTCGGGCGCGACCAACGACCTCCCTGGGACCACCTGGAACCTCACCTTCACGCGGGCCGGGGCCGCGGGGCCGCCCACTCAGAGGTACACGTGGGTCGTGGCCGACAGCGCGAGCGAGTCGCAGCAACCGTGGATCCATGCGCCGGACGCTCCGGTGGACGTGGGCACGGCGCTCATGAAGGACCTCCTCACCGGGCAGTCGTACGACGTCTCGGCCACCGTCGACAACTGGGGGACGAAGGAGCTCACGGTCAGCACGCTGGTCATGACGACGCAGGGGGATTACACGCTCAAGACCAAGACGAGCCCCATCGCGCCCGGCGCCTCGGGCGTCTTCACCTTCACGTTCAAGTCGCCGCCCGAGGCCGGCGCGCACCCCGGCGCCTTCACCCTCGCGCACGACGATCCCACGCCCGGCCACGACGCGGTGGTCGATTTCACGGCGAGCACCGGATCCATCGAGGTGGTCCTGCTGCTCGACGCCTCGGGCAGCATGAGCTGGAGGCCGAACGGCACCACGGCGACGAACCCCGACCAGTCTCGCTGGTATCAGCTCGCGCAGGCGTCCGGGAACTTCCTTCATACGTTGTCCCACTTCGCGAGCACCCAGGGCCAGTTCGCGGTCGTGCTCTTCCCCAAGGTCACCGGCTCTCCTTTGGGGGTGCTCGTCCCCAGGACCAAGATCCCTGCCAACCCCAGCTCGGCGATCGCGGCCATCAACGGGGTGACGCCCTCGGGCGGAACGCCGATGGGCGAAGGCGTCGACCAGGCCGCCGGCTCTCCTGGCGTGCCCAACAGCTATGGGCTGTTCAGCGGCGCCGAGGTCGATGTCGCTCACAACCACCGCTGGCTGGTGCTCATGTCCGACGGGTATCACAACCAGGGCAATGCCCCGTCGGAGCAGGCGAGTTACTACGTGGACGAGAAGAAGGTCCGCGCGATCACCGTGGCGTACGGCGATGAGGGCGAGGTCGATCACGGCCGCCTCCAGCGCATCGCCCAGGCCGGCCAGGGCGCCGCCGCGGCTCCCGTCTTCCTCGACGCGGGGCCGAACGACCTCGGCACCGGGCTCATCGGCCAGTTCAACGTCGCGATCAAAGAGGGCCTGGCGCTCGGCTCCATCATCGACCCCGAGGGCGAGCTCACGAACGCCAAGCCGCAGTCGGTTCACCCGTTCGAGGTGACCGCGCACGACCGAAAGGTGTCCGTCACCGTCCATTGGCTCCGCCCGGACAAGCGCGTCGAGGTCGAGCTCATCTCCCCGCTCGGCGAGGTGATCACGGTCCAGGCGCAGCCGGACGGCGTGCGCAGGGTCCGGAGCGAGCTCTACATCTCGTATTTCCTCGACGAGGACGGCCTCCTCAACGCCAAAGATCCGGCCAAGCCCCGTCATGGCACCTGGCGGATCGTGGTCCGCCGCGGCATGAGCGACGACAAGGTGCCCTTCCGGTATGCGTATCAAGTCCTCACCGACTCGGGGCTCGGCTTCGCGCTCACGACGACGCCCGGCGCGCATGTCACGGGCGATTCCATCGACGTCCGAGGAAGGCTCGCGATCGACGGGCTCCCCATCGACGACGCGGCGGTGGTGGTGGTGCTCGAGTCGCCGGTCGACTCGATCCTCAACTGGATCGCGCGCAACCATGTTCCGGCCGACCTGATGAAGAAGGCGGCGTCGGAGATCCGGGAGCGGCGGGAGAAGGACTTCACGGCGATGTTCGTGAAGCTCTGGGCGCTCCGGGAAATGGGGCTCGTATTCAACGACGCCACGGTGAAGCAGAAGGTGCCGATGGTGTACGACCCGACCGACCAAGTGTACAGGGCGACCATCCCGGACACCAAGATCCAAGGCACCTACGCCGCGTACGCGATCGCCAGGGGCGACGACCCCGCGGGCAACCCGTACCGCCGCGAGCGGCGTTTGGAGGTGGGCGTCTCCCCCGTCCCCGATCGCGCGTCGTCGCCGATCGACTTCGATTACTCGATCGTCGACGGTGATATGAACGTGAATATCCGGTTCTGGCCTCAGGACCGCTTCGGCAACGTGATCCTGATCGATCCCTCGTTCGACGACCGGATCGTCGTCAAGGTGTGGGGCGGCAAGGTGGGCCAGGTCCAGATGCACCCCGACATCGACGGCAGCTACGTCGTACGGATCCAATACCCGATCAAGAGCCCGCCGCACGTGGACATCGAGGTGCTCGGCGTCTCGCTCCTTCACGGCTTCCAGCTCCTTGTCCTCAAGGACCTGGTCTTTGCCGAACAGGTGAGCAAGCTGCGCCTCGGCGGCGAGGCCGCCCCCGGCGCCAATCGCCACACCGACGGTGACGCGGTGCTCGGCGATCCCACGCCGAAGCCGCGGGATGTGTTCGTGTCGCTCGGCGCGTACGGCGAACTCGCGGTCGCGGCGCCCGCGATGGCGAACCCGGCCCGCGCGGTGACGGTGTTCGTCCAGCCCGAGGAGGTCCTGCAATCCTATCGCGTCGAGGTGTTGCCCGCGGCGGCACGCTCGCCGACCGATCTGTTCTCGGCGGTCAAGGCCGGTGTGCTCAAGGCCCTTCGCCAGAAGTGGATCCCGCTCGGCACCTCGCCCGGCGTCACGCGCACCTTCAGCCTCGTCCGGGTGGCGCCCAACGGGGTGAGCGCGGTCCGCGTCGTCGACACGAGCGGCAAGACGCGGGGCCGCGATCGATTGCCCAGCGCGAGCCCGGGCGTGAGCCTCCGCGGCATCGGCTTCCGCTGA